In Aliiroseovarius sp. F47248L, the sequence TGGACCTCGACAAAGGTCGCCGCTACGGCACGATCGAAGATTTCCGCAATTTCATCAAACTGGGCCAATCCAGCCCGTGGCTACACCATTCCGGCGGCACGATCTGTGAGCCAACAGACATCGCGGTGAACAAGCGGCATCTGGATATGGTGTATTCCCACGTCCGCTATTCCGACCGCGCGTTTCTGGGGTCGATCACTGCCCCCGAACGCGTCGAGGACAGTATCGAGATGTGCCGCATCCTGTTCGGGGCTGACTTCGTCGACCAGAACTGCGTCATCATGGGCAATTTCAACACGACATCGCCCTTGGTGCTTGATGGCGTCACAACCAAAGGCATCCGCGCCTATGCGGGGGCCGGACAGGGGTCGATCCACCTGCCCTTCCTGTTGGGCGGCGCGGTGTCACCCCTGACGATGGCGGGGTCCGTCGCACAATGCCTGGCCGAAAGCATGGTGTCTTGCGCCCTGACCCAGATTGTCCGCCCCGGTGCGCCTGCGGTGCTGGCATCTTTCCTTAGCTCAATGTCACTCCGGTCCGGCTCGCCCACCTTCGGCACGCCGGAACCCGCGCTGGGATCGCTTGTAATGGGCCAACTTGCCCGCCGCCTGAACTTGCCCCTGCGCTGCGCTGGTAACTTCTCAACCTCGAAATTGCCCGATGCGCAAGCGATGCAGCAATCCATGATGTCGATGATGTCGGCGGTCCAATGCGGGGCCAACTACGTCCTGCATTCGGCCGGGTTCCTCGATGGGCTGCTGTCGATGTCCTACGAGAAATTCATCATGGACACCGATCTGTGTGGCGCGCTTCACGCCTATCTGAAAGGAATCGAGGTAAACGAGGACACGCTTGCGTTCGAAGCCTTGGCCGAACAAGGGCCCGGCGAGCATCTGTTCTCGACCGCGCACACGATGCGGCACTACAAAACCGCCTATTGGGACAGTGCAATGGACGACAACCAGCCGTGGGAAACGTGGGACGAGCAAGGCGGGATTGACGCCGCGACCCGCGCCAATGCGCGCTGGAAAGAACAACTGAACGCCTATCAGGCACCCCCGCTTGACCCCGGAAAAGACGAAGCCCTGCAGGACTTCATGACAAAGAAGAAAGCGTCGATGCCAGACGCGTGGTATTAAGGATAATCCGATGTCCAACGATCCGCTACTCCAGCCCTATCAGCTTAAACATCTGACGCTCAGAAATCGGATCATGACCACCAGTCATGAACCCGCCTATCCCGAAGACGGGATGCCGAAGGAACGCTATGCTGCCTATCACGCGGAACGGGCGAAGGCGGGGGTTGCGCTGGCCATGACCGCCGGGTCGGCGGCGGTGTCAAAGGACAGCCCGCCGGTGTTCAACAACATCCTCGCCTTTCGCGACGAGGTGGTGCCGTGGATCAGAAACCTGACCGATGCCTGCCACGACCATGGCTGCGCGGTGATGATCCAGCTGACCCATCTGGGCCGCCGCACCGCGTGGAACAAGGGCGACTGGCTGCCTTCGGTGTCCTCGTCCAAACACCGCGAACCGGCACACCGCGCCTTTCCCAAACTGATCGAGGATTGGGACATCGACCGCATCATCACCGATTTCGCCGACGCCGCCGAACGGATGCAGGCTGGGGGTATGGACGGGATCGAATTGCAGGTCTATGGCCATCTGCTGGACCAGTTCTGGTCACCCCTGACCAATGACCTGACCGGGCCATATGGCGCCGATACACTTGAAAACCGGCTGCGTTTTCCGATGGATGTGCTTGCGGCCATTCGAAAACGCGTCGGCAACGACTTCATCGTCGGGTTCCGCTACACGGCGGACGAGGCGCAGAAGGGCGGCATCACCGCCGAAGACGGGATCGAGATTTCCAAGAAGTTGGCCGCCACCAAGCAAGTCGATTTTCTGAACGTCATCCGCGGGCGCATTCACACCGATCCGGCGATGACCGACGTGATTCCGGTGCAGGGGATGAAAAACGCCCCGCATCTGGATTTCGCAGGCGCGGTCCGGAAAGCCACCGGAATGCCCACCTTCCACGCCGCGAAAATCCCCGATGTGGCGACCGCGCGCCATGCAGTGCAGGCGGGGCTTCTGGACATGGTCGGCATGACGCGGGCACATATGGCCGACCCCCATATCGTGCGCAAAATCATCGAAGGGCGCGAGGATGATATCCGCCCCTGCGTTGGCGCAACCTATTGCCTTGATCGTATCTATCAGGCGGGCGATGCGCTGTGCATGCACAACGCGGCAACGGGGCGCGAGCTGACCATGCCGCATGACATTCCGCCCGCCAAGACCCGCAAGAAGGTGGTGGTGGTCGGGGCCGGTCCTGGTGGGCTGGAAGCCGCCCGCGTCGCCGCCGAACGCGGCCACGAAGTGATCGTGTTCGAAGCCGCTGCCGACCCCGGCGGGCAGGTGCGGCTGACCGCGCAATCCCCCCGGCGGCGCGAGATGATCGGGATCATCGACTGGCGCATGGCCCAATGTGCCGCCCGCGATGTGACCTTCCGGTTCAACACCTGGGCCGAGGCCGATGACATCACCGCCCTGGCCCCCGATGTGGTGATCGTCGCCACCGGCGGTCTGCCCAACACCGAACTTTTCGAAACCGGGACCGAGCAAGCCAATGTCGTTACTGCCTGGGACATCATCTCGGGCGACGTGAAGCCTGCGGACAGCCTCCTGATCTATGACGAAAGCGGCGATCATCCGGGGCTTCAGGCTGCCGAGATTGCTGCGCTCGCCGGATCGAAGGTCGAAGTGATGACTCCCGACCGCGTGTTTGCCCCCGACATCATGGCGATGAACCTTGTCCCTTACATGCGCGCGTTACAGGACAAAGACGTGACCTTCACCGTGACCCGGCGGCTTCTGGACGTGACCCGCGACGGCAACAAGCTGACCGCGACCATCGGCACCGACTACAGCGATCACACGCACACCACGCAGTATGATCAGGTCGTGGTGAACTATGGCACCCTGCCGTTGGATGATCTCTATTTCGATCTGAAACCGCTGTCGTCAAATGGCGGCGCGGTGGATTACGACGCCCTGATCGACGGTCAACCGCAAACAACCGACCGCAACCCCGACGGCTCGTTCCAGCTGTTCCGCATTGGCGATGCAGTTTCGGCCCGCAACACCCACGCGGCGATCTATGACGCGCTTCGGCTGGTCAAGGACATCTGAAACGGGACGCGAGCCAGTGACCGATTTCCCCCATGTCTTTCAACCGGTGCAATTGCGGCACAAGACGCTGAAGAACCGGGTGGTGTTCGGCGCGCATACCACCAACATGGCGCGTGATGGCCTGCCCGGCGACCAGCATCTGGCCTACTACGTCGAACGCGCCATGGGTGGGGCCGCGATGATCGTAGTCGAGCCGATGCCGGTCCACCCTGCCGCCGTCCTGACCCGCGGCAATTTCCGACCCGGCTCGGACGATGTCATCCCGCATTTCAGGCGATTGACCGAAGCGTGCCAGGCCCACGGCACGGTGATGATCCAGCAGCTCTATCACATCGGCGCGCATGGCGATGGCGACAACTCGTGGCACGCGCATTGGTCGCCCTCGGGCGGCCCCAGCTATCACGACAGCGACGGCAGTCACGAAATGACCGAGGCCGAGATCGAGGACACCATCGACGGTTTCGTGCAGGCCGCCATTCGGTGCCAAAAGGCAGGCTTTGACGGGGTCGAGGTCTGGGCGGCCTATCACGGGCTTCTGGACCAGTTCTGGACACCGTTTTCCAACCAGCGCAGCGACCGCTGGGGCGGCAGTCTTGAAAACCGCACCCGCGCCTCGCGCGAGGTGTTGCGCCGCATTCGTGCAGCCTGCGGCGACGACTTCATCATCGGGCTTGCCGTCAATGATGAACCGGATGTCGACGCCGCGCTGAACCGCGAGGAAACCGCCGATATCGTCGCCCTGCACGATGCCGAAGGGCTGATGGATTACGTCACCTGTGGCACCGGCGGCTATTTCGACTTCTACAAGCTAATGCCCACGTTCCTGTATAGCGAGAAGCTAGGGGTCGATCTGGCCGCGATGCTGAAACGCGTGGTGAAAAACGCCCTTGTCACCGCCGAAAGCCACATCCGCACACCGGAAAACGCCAACACCGTGCTGGGCGCGAGCGAGGCGGATCTGGTGTCCATCGTGCGCGGCCAGATTGCCGACCCGCATCTGGTCGCCAAGGCCGAAGCCGGGCGAGCGGACGACATTCGCGGCTGCATCTCCTGCAACCAGCAATGTTGGGGTCGGCGGTCGCGGGATTACTATATCTCGTGTCTGATCAACCCGTCTGCGGGGCATGAATACCTGTGGGGCGGGGATCGCTTCGAACCGGCCCCCAACCCGCAAACGGTGCTGGTGGTCGGCGCGGGCCCCGCCGGGCTGGAAGCCGCGCGTGTCGCCGCCGAACGCGGCCACCGCGTCACGCTGGCCGAGGCCGGGCCGAAACTGGGCGGACAGTTCCGTCTGGCCGGTCTGCAACCGCGCCGGGGTCAGATCGGCGACCTGATCGACTGGTATGACCGGCAACTGGCGCGGCTGGGCGTCGAGCTGCGCCTGAACACCTGTCTGGACGACGACGAGATTGCGGACATCGGCGCCGACCACGTTGTGTTGGCCACCGGATCGTTGCCCGCCGGGACCGGGTTCCAGAAGGCGCTGCCGCATCTGCCGCGCCTGCCGGGCCTCGGGTTGGGCCGCGTCTGGTCGGTCGAGGATGTGATGATGCAGGCCGCCCGGCCCGGCCCGCGCGTTGTGGTGCTGGACGAAGGCGGCAACTGGCGCGGCTGCGGCACTGCTTGGCGGCTGGCCGAAGACGGCCACGCGGTGACGATTGTCACCCCCGCCGCGATGATCGGCAAGGAACTGGAGCGCTCGGCGACCGATTGGCCGCTCAGACGGGCGTTGGCGCGATTGGGTGTGCACTTCGTGACCGACACCACGATTGGTGAATGGACCACCGACGGTGCGATCATAAAATCTCTGCTGACCGGTCAGACCGAACTTCTGGCCGCGGACACGTTGGTTCTGGCCACGACGAATGTCGCCGATACCAGCCTGAACACGGCGCTGGCCGCAAAAGGTATTCTCACCCACACCATCGGCGACGCCAATGCGCCCCGCAATGCGGCCTTGGCGATATACGAGGGGCGACAGACGGGTCGGACGATTTGATTTACTGAATGGATTTCACCGCCGGATATGCGGCTCGAAATGCTTGATGAGCGGCGGCGAACGCGTCCATCTTCTCGGTATCCGGCAGGATCTCGGCCTGTATCTCTGGCGGGGTAATGACACTTTCCGGCGCCACACCTGTGGCCGCGATTTTGCCCAGACGCGCGGCCCCCAAAGCCGCGCCGAACTCGCCGGACGCGGGCAATTGCACAGGGACACCCAGCACCGTTGCCAGCAGCTTCAACCAATACCGCGACGCGGTTCCGCCACCGATAGCAATGATCTTGTCCAGCGTGACGCCGGTGCTTGCCAACGCATCCAGACTGTCGCGCAACCCGAACGTCACCCCTTCCAACACCGCGCGGGTCATGTCCTGCCGGGTGGTGCCTGCGGACAAGCCGGTAAACCCGCCGCGAATGTCGGCATCATTATGCGGTGTGCGTTCGCCGGACAGATAGGGCAGGAACCGAACCGCGCCCGGTGTCTGCAACTCCTCGCCCAACTTGGCCGTCAGGTCAGCAGGTTTTTCCCCGGTGATCCGCGCCAGCCAGTTCAGGCTGTCAGTCGCCGACAACATGACGCCCATCTGATACCACCGCCCCGGCACCGCATGACAGAAGGTATGCACGGCGGTCTCGGGCGCAGGGCTGTAACCGTCCCGCGCGGCCAGCAGCACGCCTGATGTGCCAAGCGAGACAAAGCCCTGCCCCTCATCCAACGCGCCAATGCCACAGGCGGCGGCGGCGTTGTCCCCTGCCCCGCCCGCCACGGTCACGGGACCGCTCAGCCCCCATTTCCTGACCAGCTCTTGGCGCAGCCCCCCCGCCACATCTGACCCTTCGACCAACCGGGGCATCTGGTCTGGCCGCATGTGGCTGGCCTCAAGCAACCGCTCAGACCACTGGCGCTTGCCAACATCCAGCCACGAGGTGCCCGCGCTGTCCGACATGTCGGCCACATAGTCGCCGGTCAGATAATAGTTCAGATAGGCCGCGGGCAGCAGAACCTTGGCGGTCTTTGCGAAAACCTCGGGCTCGTTGTGGCGCACCCATTCCAGTTTGGGCGCGGTGAAACCGGGAAACACGATGTTGCCAGACAGCCCGCGCACCTCGGGCAGTGCATCCAGCACCGCCGCCTCGGCCGCCGAACGCGTGTCATTCCACAGGATACATGGGCGCAGTACCTTGCCCGCCGCATCAAGAAGTGTCGCGCCATGCATGTGCCCCGCCACCCCGATCCCGCGCAACCCGGTAAACAGTGGTTGCGTTGCGCGCAGCTCGTCCATCGCGCTGTCAAACGCGGCGATCCACTGGGCGGGGTCCTGTTCTGACCAGCCGGGCCGAGGATGGGTCGCAGCATAACTCCGCTCGACCGCAGCCAACGGCGCGCCATCCGCATCGACCAGCAATGCTCGCAAGCCCGAAGTGCCAAGATCAATCCCCAGATAGGTCATCAACTGCCCTTTCGTTCCTTGCCGCATCACATTGCGCAACCGGTCGCGCATATGTGAACGGAACGCTTCAATCCAGAATCATCGCGCGTGTTACACTTGATAAAGCCCTCGCGACACAGCAGAGGCCAGCACCAATTCCAAACCACATCACTAACTTCAATCAACGCAGGAGGAAACAAATGACCAACCAACCCCAACGCAAGCGTGCGTCCGACTTCCATCCGCGCATTCTGGAAGTGTTCGATGGGTATGTGCATGGCAAGCTCAGCAAACGCGAGTTTATTGCCAAGGCAGGCCGCTATGCCGCCGCTGGTGTCACCGGCGCGATGATCCTTGAACAGCTTCAGCCGAACTATGCGCTGGCCCAACAGGTCGCGCCGGACGATGCGGATATTGAAACCGAGGTCATCGAATATGAAAGCCCCGAAGGTCATGGCATGATCCGTGGGCTTATGGCCCGCCCGGCGGGTGCCGAAGGTCCCCTGCCCGCAGTTCTGGTCGTGCACGAAAATCGCGGTCTCAACCCTTATATCGAAGACGTGGTGCGCCGGGCAGCCAAGGCCGGATACCTCGCGCTTGGGCCGGATGGGCTAACGCCACTTGGCGGATATCCGGGCACGGATGACGAAGGTCGCGAGATTCAGCGAGAGCTTGATGGCGCAAAGCTTATGGAAGATTTCTTTGCCGCCTTCGAATACCTGCGCGACCATCCAAACAGCACGGGCCGCGTTGGGTGTGTCGGGTTCTGTTATGGCGGCGGCGTGTGCAACGCACTGGCCGTGGCCTATCCCGACCTTGCCGCGTCTGTGCCGTTCTATGGCCGGCAACCCGCCGCAGAAGACGTGCCGCAGATACAGGCCCCGCTGCTGATCCACTATGCCGAACTTGATGAACGGATCAACGCGGGATGGGACGCCTACAAGGCGGCGCTGGATGAAAACGGAAAAGACTATACCGTCCACTTCTATCCGGGCGTCAACCACGGGTTCCACAACGACACCACCCCACGCTATGACGAAGAAGCGGCAACACTGGCGTGGGAGCGGACACTGGCCTTCTTCGACACTCGCCTGACCGCCAGCTGACGGTCTACAGATCATCCAAACAGACAAAGCCCCGGCGCAACCGCGACCGGGGCTTTTCAATCGGTCCACACTGGCACCATTCCCACAGCGGCCTTGTTATCTTTTTGGCTTCCTTGTGTAAGATCGGCATTAATGCCAGAACTTGAAAATTCGGCAACCGCCCCACACAAAGACGAGAAATCCGCCTGATGAGCAAACTGATCTATATCCTCAACGGCCCGAACCTGAACCTGTTGGGCAAACGACAGCCCGAGGTCTATGGCCACGAGACGCTGGCTGATGTGGAAGCGCAATGTCAGAAGGCCGCAACATCTGCGGGTCTGTCGCAAAAGATGCTGCAGTCAAACCACGAAGGCCAGATTGTCGATTGGATTCAAGAGGCACGCGAAGACGCCGCCGGGATCATCATCAATCCCGCTGCCCTGACACATTATTCCATCGCGGTGTTGGACGCGCTGAACGCCTTTGACGGCCCGGTGATCGAAGTTCATATCAGCCAAATCCACAAACGCGAGGCGTTCCGGCACAAATCTTACGTCAGCCATCGCGCCGACGCGGTCATGGCCGGGTTCGGCACGCACGGATATGCCCTTGCCATGCAGCATATGGCCCATCTTCTGGGCGAAAACTAGCTAGGCAGGGGTCGCATCGGCGCACCTGCGCTGTGCGTCTCCCACCTGTCGGACAATTGCCCCGACCTCCATCAACTTTTCAGCCAACGGATTGGTCTTGCGCCACACCATGCCGATGCTGCGCGCGGGGCTGGGCGGCGGGAACCGGGCAATCGAAACCTGCGCCTGCCGCGTCTCAAGCGGCAGCGCCATTTCGGGGATCAAGGTCACCCCCATCCCCGCCCCGACCATCTGCACCAGCGTCGACAGCGAACTGCCCTCCATCAGATAGCGTGGCTTGGCGGTCGACATCTCGCAGAAGCTCAACGCCTGATCACGGAAACAATGCCCCTCCTCCAGCAAGAGCAACCGCATGTCCCGCAGCTTTTTGGGGCTAGGCACCGGCTTGTTCGT encodes:
- the aroQ gene encoding type II 3-dehydroquinate dehydratase — protein: MSKLIYILNGPNLNLLGKRQPEVYGHETLADVEAQCQKAATSAGLSQKMLQSNHEGQIVDWIQEAREDAAGIIINPAALTHYSIAVLDALNAFDGPVIEVHISQIHKREAFRHKSYVSHRADAVMAGFGTHGYALAMQHMAHLLGEN
- a CDS encoding NADH:flavin oxidoreductase; the encoded protein is MSNDPLLQPYQLKHLTLRNRIMTTSHEPAYPEDGMPKERYAAYHAERAKAGVALAMTAGSAAVSKDSPPVFNNILAFRDEVVPWIRNLTDACHDHGCAVMIQLTHLGRRTAWNKGDWLPSVSSSKHREPAHRAFPKLIEDWDIDRIITDFADAAERMQAGGMDGIELQVYGHLLDQFWSPLTNDLTGPYGADTLENRLRFPMDVLAAIRKRVGNDFIVGFRYTADEAQKGGITAEDGIEISKKLAATKQVDFLNVIRGRIHTDPAMTDVIPVQGMKNAPHLDFAGAVRKATGMPTFHAAKIPDVATARHAVQAGLLDMVGMTRAHMADPHIVRKIIEGREDDIRPCVGATYCLDRIYQAGDALCMHNAATGRELTMPHDIPPAKTRKKVVVVGAGPGGLEAARVAAERGHEVIVFEAAADPGGQVRLTAQSPRRREMIGIIDWRMAQCAARDVTFRFNTWAEADDITALAPDVVIVATGGLPNTELFETGTEQANVVTAWDIISGDVKPADSLLIYDESGDHPGLQAAEIAALAGSKVEVMTPDRVFAPDIMAMNLVPYMRALQDKDVTFTVTRRLLDVTRDGNKLTATIGTDYSDHTHTTQYDQVVVNYGTLPLDDLYFDLKPLSSNGGAVDYDALIDGQPQTTDRNPDGSFQLFRIGDAVSARNTHAAIYDALRLVKDI
- the xylB gene encoding xylulokinase, whose product is MTYLGIDLGTSGLRALLVDADGAPLAAVERSYAATHPRPGWSEQDPAQWIAAFDSAMDELRATQPLFTGLRGIGVAGHMHGATLLDAAGKVLRPCILWNDTRSAAEAAVLDALPEVRGLSGNIVFPGFTAPKLEWVRHNEPEVFAKTAKVLLPAAYLNYYLTGDYVADMSDSAGTSWLDVGKRQWSERLLEASHMRPDQMPRLVEGSDVAGGLRQELVRKWGLSGPVTVAGGAGDNAAAACGIGALDEGQGFVSLGTSGVLLAARDGYSPAPETAVHTFCHAVPGRWYQMGVMLSATDSLNWLARITGEKPADLTAKLGEELQTPGAVRFLPYLSGERTPHNDADIRGGFTGLSAGTTRQDMTRAVLEGVTFGLRDSLDALASTGVTLDKIIAIGGGTASRYWLKLLATVLGVPVQLPASGEFGAALGAARLGKIAATGVAPESVITPPEIQAEILPDTEKMDAFAAAHQAFRAAYPAVKSIQ
- a CDS encoding trimethylamine methyltransferase family protein, whose amino-acid sequence is MGHVTEPARRPRRRARGGDHQPRSGAPGQNPQLEVPFITRGIPTYDLLSDDSLVQIEATADRILAEIGIEFRDDPETVNLFRAAGGHVTDLTADSWNIKFEPGMIRDILKTAPARFTQHARNPARSVEIGGDAVVFAPSYGSPFVMDLDKGRRYGTIEDFRNFIKLGQSSPWLHHSGGTICEPTDIAVNKRHLDMVYSHVRYSDRAFLGSITAPERVEDSIEMCRILFGADFVDQNCVIMGNFNTTSPLVLDGVTTKGIRAYAGAGQGSIHLPFLLGGAVSPLTMAGSVAQCLAESMVSCALTQIVRPGAPAVLASFLSSMSLRSGSPTFGTPEPALGSLVMGQLARRLNLPLRCAGNFSTSKLPDAQAMQQSMMSMMSAVQCGANYVLHSAGFLDGLLSMSYEKFIMDTDLCGALHAYLKGIEVNEDTLAFEALAEQGPGEHLFSTAHTMRHYKTAYWDSAMDDNQPWETWDEQGGIDAATRANARWKEQLNAYQAPPLDPGKDEALQDFMTKKKASMPDAWY
- the yghX gene encoding YghX family hydrolase → MTNQPQRKRASDFHPRILEVFDGYVHGKLSKREFIAKAGRYAAAGVTGAMILEQLQPNYALAQQVAPDDADIETEVIEYESPEGHGMIRGLMARPAGAEGPLPAVLVVHENRGLNPYIEDVVRRAAKAGYLALGPDGLTPLGGYPGTDDEGREIQRELDGAKLMEDFFAAFEYLRDHPNSTGRVGCVGFCYGGGVCNALAVAYPDLAASVPFYGRQPAAEDVPQIQAPLLIHYAELDERINAGWDAYKAALDENGKDYTVHFYPGVNHGFHNDTTPRYDEEAATLAWERTLAFFDTRLTAS
- a CDS encoding FAD-dependent oxidoreductase, with protein sequence MTDFPHVFQPVQLRHKTLKNRVVFGAHTTNMARDGLPGDQHLAYYVERAMGGAAMIVVEPMPVHPAAVLTRGNFRPGSDDVIPHFRRLTEACQAHGTVMIQQLYHIGAHGDGDNSWHAHWSPSGGPSYHDSDGSHEMTEAEIEDTIDGFVQAAIRCQKAGFDGVEVWAAYHGLLDQFWTPFSNQRSDRWGGSLENRTRASREVLRRIRAACGDDFIIGLAVNDEPDVDAALNREETADIVALHDAEGLMDYVTCGTGGYFDFYKLMPTFLYSEKLGVDLAAMLKRVVKNALVTAESHIRTPENANTVLGASEADLVSIVRGQIADPHLVAKAEAGRADDIRGCISCNQQCWGRRSRDYYISCLINPSAGHEYLWGGDRFEPAPNPQTVLVVGAGPAGLEAARVAAERGHRVTLAEAGPKLGGQFRLAGLQPRRGQIGDLIDWYDRQLARLGVELRLNTCLDDDEIADIGADHVVLATGSLPAGTGFQKALPHLPRLPGLGLGRVWSVEDVMMQAARPGPRVVVLDEGGNWRGCGTAWRLAEDGHAVTIVTPAAMIGKELERSATDWPLRRALARLGVHFVTDTTIGEWTTDGAIIKSLLTGQTELLAADTLVLATTNVADTSLNTALAAKGILTHTIGDANAPRNAALAIYEGRQTGRTI